Proteins co-encoded in one Thermus amyloliquefaciens genomic window:
- a CDS encoding protein rep: MVRRALAPYADHFRGLTSCGYPAPQGDHVTAFLVEEEEGYRVRFSGVMTCGSPWACPVCSSRLARDRGEALARAAARLVGLGYRAVHVVLTVRHTRGEALADVFGALSSAWRWAWGHRRVKALLRGVAYARSVEITFGRNGWHPHIHALLLVPAHRDPWALEDPLWEAWSEAVEAVGWAPSSRDAYSFEVVESEEDLGHVSRYVGKGSWGLGLEVAGGPLKGGHQGLTPFELLGAAWAGGAIPYQGTPAWVDGEGREVEVDPLEEGGALILREFCGHALRHATRLGLTPEEAAWRWVEYAKATRGRKALTTSRALTLLLREALAEVEAEEEARPPVEVVKLARAAYVWLLRSGRLAYWIHVAESLGSLVLACELLGLVEGVEWDVVPRAPPGEEEVAACV, from the coding sequence GTGGTCCGGCGGGCGCTCGCCCCCTACGCTGACCACTTCCGGGGGCTTACTTCCTGCGGCTACCCCGCCCCTCAGGGGGACCATGTAACGGCCTTCCTCGTGGAGGAGGAGGAGGGCTACCGGGTCCGCTTCTCCGGGGTGATGACCTGCGGGTCCCCGTGGGCTTGCCCGGTGTGCTCCTCGCGGCTGGCCCGGGACCGGGGCGAGGCCCTGGCCCGGGCGGCGGCCCGGCTGGTGGGGCTCGGCTACCGGGCCGTGCATGTGGTGCTCACGGTTCGGCACACCCGGGGGGAGGCCCTGGCCGATGTCTTCGGGGCCCTCTCCTCGGCCTGGCGGTGGGCCTGGGGGCATAGGCGGGTCAAGGCCCTCCTCCGGGGGGTGGCCTATGCCCGTTCGGTGGAGATTACCTTCGGGCGCAACGGCTGGCACCCCCACATCCACGCCCTTCTGCTCGTGCCTGCTCACCGGGATCCCTGGGCCCTTGAGGATCCACTTTGGGAGGCGTGGAGTGAGGCGGTGGAGGCGGTGGGCTGGGCTCCCTCGTCCCGTGATGCCTACTCCTTTGAGGTCGTGGAGTCCGAGGAGGACTTGGGCCATGTGAGCCGCTATGTGGGCAAGGGCTCGTGGGGCCTCGGCCTCGAGGTGGCGGGTGGACCTCTGAAAGGGGGCCACCAGGGCCTGACCCCCTTTGAGTTGCTGGGGGCGGCCTGGGCTGGGGGGGCCATCCCGTACCAGGGCACCCCGGCCTGGGTGGACGGGGAGGGGAGGGAGGTGGAGGTGGACCCCCTGGAGGAGGGGGGGGCCTTGATACTCCGGGAGTTTTGCGGCCACGCCCTCCGGCACGCTACTCGCCTCGGTCTGACCCCTGAGGAGGCCGCCTGGCGGTGGGTGGAGTACGCCAAGGCCACCCGTGGCCGCAAGGCCCTGACCACTTCCAGGGCGCTGACCCTCCTCCTCCGGGAGGCCCTGGCCGAGGTGGAGGCCGAGGAGGAGGCCCGGCCTCCGGTGGAGGTGGTCAAGCTCGCCCGGGCCGCTTATGTCTGGCTTCTCCGGTCTGGCCGGCTGGCCTACTGGATCCATGTGGCTGAGTCCCTGGGCTCGCTGGTCCTGGCCTGTGAGCTTCTGGGGCTCGTGGAGGGGGTGGAGTGGGAT